A window of Rufibacter sp. LB8 contains these coding sequences:
- the pth gene encoding aminoacyl-tRNA hydrolase translates to MKYLLVGLGNIGPEYAETRHNIGFMVLDYLAKKHEVSFDTGRHSFVTEFKHKGKHFTLVKPTTFMNLSGKAVAHWLSSLKIPAEQMLVITDDLALPYGKLRMRAKGSAGGHNGLKHIEQTLGNNEYPRLRFGVDSQFSKGRQVDYVLSPFSEDEKIDLSTHIEKAAEMCLSFGANGLERTMNFFNK, encoded by the coding sequence ATGAAATATTTACTGGTGGGCCTGGGCAACATTGGGCCGGAATATGCGGAGACGCGGCACAACATAGGCTTTATGGTGCTGGATTACCTGGCCAAAAAGCACGAGGTTTCCTTTGACACCGGGCGCCATTCCTTCGTTACAGAATTTAAGCACAAAGGCAAGCACTTCACGCTGGTAAAACCCACCACCTTCATGAATCTGAGCGGCAAGGCCGTGGCGCACTGGCTGAGCTCCCTCAAGATTCCGGCGGAGCAGATGCTGGTGATTACTGATGACCTGGCTTTGCCTTACGGAAAACTCAGGATGCGGGCGAAGGGCAGCGCGGGCGGGCACAACGGCCTCAAACACATTGAACAGACGCTGGGCAACAATGAATACCCAAGGCTTCGGTTTGGCGTGGACTCACAATTTTCTAAGGGCCGACAAGTAGATTATGTTTTGAGTCCGTTCTCAGAAGACGAAAAAATTGACCTGAGCACGCACATTGAGAAAGCCGCCGAAATGTGCCTTTCGTTTGGGGCTAATGGCCTGGAGCGCACCATGAACTTCTTCAACAAATAA
- a CDS encoding PLP-dependent aspartate aminotransferase family protein produces MSISPKTTPIYQTSVFTFDDLNALENYFAEPGPQYMYTRYGNPNTDELAQEINQLEKGAGAVVTSSGMSAILTAVLVYAQAGDHVLCAEEIYGGSSSLLSQELTRVGISVTYVPTVDIYSLEGYVQENTKLLLAETISNPMMMVMDLQRLAQTCQQKNIKLVIDNTFASPVITRPLGLGADVVIHSVTKYLSGHSDVTAGVVVTKEAETATRAAQIMRTWGLNLSPFEGWLAARGLKTLKLRMREHSANALALAQWLQQQPQIQAVFYPGLPDHPQHELAKSQGNGLYGGMLSFRLADEAEAVNRFMRALTHIPFAPSLAGVTTSISYPAGTSHRGLTAEQRENLGITVGLIRLSVGIEEVKGLKVDLGKALAAV; encoded by the coding sequence TTGTCTATATCGCCTAAAACCACGCCCATTTACCAGACTTCGGTGTTCACGTTTGACGACCTGAACGCGCTGGAAAACTACTTCGCCGAGCCAGGCCCGCAATATATGTACACGCGCTACGGCAACCCCAACACCGATGAACTGGCCCAGGAAATTAACCAACTGGAAAAAGGCGCAGGCGCGGTGGTCACGTCCTCGGGCATGTCGGCGATTTTGACGGCGGTTTTGGTGTATGCACAGGCTGGTGACCATGTGCTGTGCGCCGAGGAAATCTACGGCGGTTCTTCGTCTCTGCTTAGCCAGGAACTCACGCGGGTAGGCATTTCGGTGACGTACGTGCCTACCGTAGACATATACTCCCTGGAAGGTTACGTGCAGGAAAACACCAAACTCCTGCTAGCCGAAACCATCAGCAACCCCATGATGATGGTGATGGATTTGCAGCGCTTAGCCCAGACCTGCCAGCAGAAAAACATCAAACTTGTCATCGACAACACCTTCGCCTCTCCGGTGATCACGCGGCCCCTGGGTTTGGGTGCCGATGTGGTGATCCATAGCGTGACCAAATACCTCTCGGGCCACAGTGACGTGACCGCCGGCGTGGTGGTCACCAAAGAAGCCGAAACCGCTACCCGCGCTGCCCAGATTATGCGCACCTGGGGCCTGAACCTGAGTCCGTTTGAAGGCTGGTTGGCCGCACGCGGTCTCAAAACCCTGAAACTGCGCATGCGCGAGCACAGCGCCAACGCCCTGGCCCTGGCCCAGTGGCTCCAGCAGCAACCACAAATTCAGGCCGTCTTCTACCCCGGCCTCCCCGACCACCCGCAGCACGAACTCGCCAAATCCCAAGGCAACGGTCTCTATGGAGGCATGCTGTCGTTTAGGCTGGCAGATGAGGCGGAGGCCGTGAACCGGTTCATGCGTGCGCTCACGCATATTCCCTTCGCGCCGTCATTGGCCGGCGTGACTACTTCTATCTCCTACCCTGCCGGCACCTCGCACCGCGGACTTACCGCTGAGCAGCGCGAGAATTTAGGCATTACCGTGGGCTTGATACGGTTGTCTGTGGGTATTGAGGAAGTAAAGGGATTGAAGGTTGATTTGGGGAAAGCGTTGGCAGCGGTTTAA
- the xylE gene encoding D-xylose transporter XylE, producing MIKNEKVTTGQNLPYIAGITLIATLGGLLFGYDTAVISGAEKSVQAYLITGQGLSTWVHGVTISSALIGCILGGAVSGLFSSRLGRKKTLIIAAVLFLLSALGSGYPEFLFFEEGKPTMGLLYMFNFYRIIGGIGVGLASAVCPVYIGEIAPANLRGRLVSLNQFAIIFGMLIVYFVNWGIANGQNIEWLNETGWRYMFLSEAIPAALFGVLLFFVPESPRYLSMVNRDEEALQILTKVNGSVNARTIFAEIKQTVEHHSGKLYSYGKTVIIIGILLSVFQQFVGINVALYYAPRIFESMGAGKDASMLQTVVMGVVNVLFTVLAIMTVDRWGRKPLLMVGSVGMAIGMFAISGLAYYEVIGISTLVFIIIYTASFMMSWGPICWVLISEIFPNKIRGKAVAVAVAAQWAANYFISATYPSMMEFSGAFTYGFYGVMSVLSLLFVWKMIPETKGKSLEELESLWQNSPDVPTVKSNVLTPTTTI from the coding sequence ATGATCAAGAACGAAAAAGTAACAACGGGCCAGAACTTGCCTTACATAGCCGGAATAACTTTGATTGCCACGTTAGGCGGTTTGTTGTTTGGGTATGACACTGCGGTTATCTCTGGTGCAGAAAAATCTGTGCAAGCGTATTTGATTACCGGCCAGGGCCTCAGTACCTGGGTGCACGGGGTCACCATCTCCAGTGCTTTGATTGGCTGCATTCTAGGCGGGGCGGTGTCTGGCCTTTTCTCCTCCAGGCTTGGCCGCAAGAAAACGCTGATCATTGCCGCGGTTCTTTTCTTATTGTCGGCCCTGGGTTCTGGCTATCCTGAGTTCTTGTTCTTTGAAGAAGGGAAACCCACCATGGGTCTGCTGTACATGTTCAATTTTTACCGCATTATAGGTGGCATTGGCGTTGGGCTGGCCTCAGCGGTGTGCCCGGTCTATATAGGTGAGATTGCCCCGGCTAACCTGCGGGGGCGCCTGGTTTCTCTGAACCAGTTTGCCATCATCTTCGGGATGCTGATTGTGTACTTCGTGAATTGGGGCATTGCCAATGGCCAAAACATTGAATGGTTAAACGAAACCGGCTGGCGGTACATGTTTTTGTCAGAAGCTATTCCAGCCGCCCTTTTTGGTGTCCTGCTGTTTTTCGTACCAGAATCACCCCGGTACTTGAGCATGGTGAACAGAGATGAGGAAGCTCTGCAAATCTTGACCAAAGTAAACGGAAGCGTGAACGCCAGAACCATTTTCGCGGAGATTAAACAGACTGTGGAGCACCATTCGGGCAAGCTGTATTCTTATGGCAAAACGGTCATCATCATTGGTATTCTTCTTTCGGTTTTCCAGCAGTTTGTGGGTATCAATGTAGCCTTGTACTATGCGCCCCGCATTTTTGAGAGCATGGGTGCCGGGAAAGATGCGTCTATGCTACAGACGGTGGTAATGGGCGTGGTCAACGTGCTATTCACGGTGTTGGCCATCATGACCGTGGACAGATGGGGTAGAAAACCACTCTTAATGGTAGGATCTGTAGGCATGGCCATTGGCATGTTTGCCATCTCCGGACTTGCCTATTATGAAGTGATAGGCATTAGCACATTGGTCTTCATCATTATCTACACGGCTTCTTTCATGATGTCCTGGGGACCTATTTGCTGGGTATTGATTTCAGAGATATTCCCTAATAAAATAAGAGGGAAAGCGGTGGCGGTGGCCGTGGCTGCACAATGGGCGGCCAACTATTTCATCTCAGCCACCTACCCTTCCATGATGGAGTTCAGCGGTGCCTTTACCTATGGCTTTTACGGCGTCATGAGTGTGCTGTCACTGCTGTTTGTTTGGAAAATGATACCAGAAACCAAAGGCAAGTCTTTGGAAGAACTGGAATCTCTGTGGCAAAACAGCCCAGACGTGCCAACTGTAAAATCAAATGTGCTTACGCCAACAACCACTATTTAA
- the atpD gene encoding F0F1 ATP synthase subunit beta, translating to MANIGRITQVIGPVVDVSFSGENSKLPKIMDALVVVKSNGARVVLETQQHLGEDRVRTIAMDATEGLTRGMEVTDLASPISMPTGDNVLGRLFNVIGDAIDGIPQPVSENDLPIHRNAPRFEDLSTSSEVLYTGIKVIDLIEPYSKGGKIGLFGGAGVGKTVLIQELINNIAKGHGGLSVFAGVGERTREGNDLLREMIESGIVKYGDEFMESMEHGGWDLSKVDQEALKESKATFVFGQMNEPPGARARVALSGLTIAESFRDGDGTGAGRDILFFIDNIFRFTQAGSEVSALLGRMPSAVGYQPTLASEMGAMQERITSTKRGSITSVQAVYVPADDLTDPAPATTFAHLDATTVLSRKISELGIYPAVDPLDSTSRILTADVVGEEHYNTAQRVKEILQRYKELQDIIAILGMDELSEEDKLVVSRARRVQRFLSQPFHVAEQFTGLKGVLVDIKDTIRGFNEIMEGKHDNLPEAAFNLVGTIEDAVAKGQKMMAEAK from the coding sequence ATGGCGAATATTGGCAGAATTACCCAGGTGATCGGGCCCGTAGTGGACGTAAGCTTCTCGGGTGAGAATTCTAAGTTGCCCAAAATCATGGATGCCCTGGTGGTGGTGAAGTCAAACGGTGCCCGCGTGGTACTGGAGACGCAGCAGCACTTAGGCGAGGATCGGGTACGTACCATTGCGATGGACGCAACTGAGGGCTTGACCCGCGGCATGGAAGTAACCGACCTGGCATCTCCTATCTCTATGCCTACCGGCGACAACGTGCTAGGCCGTCTGTTCAACGTGATTGGTGATGCCATTGACGGTATTCCGCAGCCAGTAAGTGAGAACGACCTTCCTATTCACAGAAACGCCCCGCGTTTTGAGGATCTTTCTACTTCGTCTGAAGTTTTGTACACCGGTATCAAAGTAATTGACCTGATTGAGCCCTATTCTAAAGGTGGTAAAATTGGTTTGTTCGGTGGTGCGGGAGTTGGTAAAACCGTATTGATCCAGGAACTGATCAACAACATTGCCAAAGGCCACGGTGGTCTTTCTGTGTTTGCCGGTGTAGGTGAGCGTACCCGTGAGGGAAATGACTTGCTGCGCGAGATGATTGAGTCTGGCATTGTGAAGTACGGTGACGAGTTCATGGAGTCTATGGAGCACGGCGGATGGGATTTATCCAAAGTGGACCAAGAGGCTTTGAAAGAGTCTAAGGCAACTTTCGTGTTTGGTCAGATGAACGAGCCTCCTGGGGCACGTGCCCGTGTGGCCTTGTCTGGTTTGACCATTGCTGAGTCTTTCCGTGACGGCGACGGTACTGGTGCCGGCCGCGACATCCTTTTCTTTATTGACAATATCTTCCGTTTCACCCAGGCAGGTTCTGAGGTGTCGGCTCTTTTAGGTCGTATGCCATCTGCGGTGGGGTATCAACCAACCTTGGCGTCTGAAATGGGTGCCATGCAAGAGCGTATCACGTCAACTAAGCGTGGTTCCATTACGTCTGTACAGGCCGTTTACGTACCTGCAGATGACTTGACTGACCCTGCTCCTGCAACAACGTTTGCTCACTTAGATGCTACCACGGTACTTTCCCGTAAAATCTCTGAGCTTGGTATCTACCCTGCGGTAGACCCTCTGGATTCTACCTCCCGTATCTTGACCGCAGACGTAGTAGGCGAAGAGCACTACAACACTGCCCAGCGCGTGAAAGAGATCCTGCAGCGTTACAAAGAACTGCAAGACATCATCGCTATCTTGGGTATGGACGAATTATCTGAAGAAGATAAATTAGTCGTGTCAAGAGCACGTCGTGTACAGCGTTTCTTGTCGCAGCCATTCCACGTTGCCGAGCAGTTCACCGGCTTGAAAGGTGTATTGGTTGACATCAAAGACACCATCCGTGGCTTCAACGAGATCATGGAAGGCAAGCATGACAATCTGCCTGAGGCAGCCTTCAACTTGGTTGGTACCATTGAAGACGCGGTTGCCAAAGGTCAGAAAATGATGGCCGAAGCGAAATAA
- a CDS encoding MFS transporter, with protein MNKIFKLYANAFGGLSVEAWLLAGVMFINRSGAMVVPFLSVYLTESMGFSLKQAGLLLSIFGAGSVCGTFLGGWLTDKIGHFKVQFFSLVLGGSWFFVMVQLQQFHWFAAGIFVLSLLTESLRPANAASVSSYARPENVTRAFSLNRLAINLGFSIGPALGGVLATVSYQWLFMADGFTCLAAGAIFYFYFRHRQGHQPVSVAAISAPENQAQGPALRSPYRDVLFLVFTVLCCFFAVAFFQFFSTMPLYYRKVYQLSELQIGGLLAFNGLLVFLLEMIIVYLIADKFAVWKMIVAGLLLLAAGFAILNLFHGFGILLLSVLLMSLSEMLAMPFMSTLTVQRSGPQNRGAYMGLYSLSYSVAHILGPFLGTTTIAALGFGALWWGGAALCLVTALGFYLVVRRF; from the coding sequence ATGAACAAGATCTTCAAGTTGTACGCCAATGCGTTTGGCGGCCTCTCGGTAGAGGCTTGGTTGCTGGCGGGCGTCATGTTCATCAATAGAAGCGGGGCCATGGTGGTGCCGTTCCTGAGCGTGTACCTCACTGAGTCCATGGGCTTCAGCCTGAAACAGGCGGGTCTGCTCCTGAGCATCTTTGGGGCAGGCTCTGTGTGCGGCACGTTTCTGGGCGGCTGGCTCACCGACAAGATTGGGCATTTCAAGGTGCAGTTCTTCAGTCTGGTGCTGGGCGGAAGTTGGTTTTTTGTGATGGTGCAGCTGCAGCAGTTCCATTGGTTTGCGGCCGGCATTTTCGTGCTCAGTCTGCTCACTGAAAGCCTTCGGCCCGCCAACGCAGCCTCTGTGAGTTCCTACGCCCGGCCGGAGAACGTGACGCGCGCCTTCTCACTGAACAGACTGGCCATTAACCTGGGTTTTTCCATTGGGCCGGCCTTGGGCGGCGTGCTGGCCACGGTGTCTTACCAATGGCTTTTCATGGCAGACGGTTTCACTTGCCTAGCTGCCGGGGCCATTTTCTACTTCTATTTCCGGCACCGGCAGGGTCACCAACCCGTCTCGGTAGCCGCCATTTCTGCCCCAGAAAACCAGGCGCAAGGCCCGGCCCTTCGTTCCCCCTACCGCGATGTGCTTTTTCTGGTGTTCACGGTGCTGTGCTGTTTTTTTGCCGTGGCTTTTTTCCAGTTTTTCTCCACCATGCCACTCTACTACAGAAAGGTGTACCAACTCTCTGAACTGCAGATTGGCGGTTTGCTGGCCTTTAACGGGCTGCTGGTGTTTCTGCTGGAGATGATCATTGTGTACTTGATCGCTGACAAATTTGCGGTCTGGAAGATGATTGTGGCCGGCTTGCTCTTGCTGGCGGCTGGTTTCGCCATTCTTAACCTGTTCCACGGGTTCGGCATTCTGCTGCTGTCGGTGCTCTTGATGAGTTTGTCTGAGATGCTGGCCATGCCGTTCATGAGCACGCTCACCGTGCAGCGCTCCGGCCCGCAGAACCGCGGGGCGTACATGGGGCTGTACAGTCTGTCTTACTCGGTGGCGCACATTCTGGGTCCGTTCCTGGGCACCACCACTATTGCTGCGTTGGGGTTTGGTGCCCTGTGGTGGGGCGGTGCCGCGCTCTGCCTGGTGACGGCGCTGGGCTTTTACCTGGTGGTGCGTCGGTTTTGA
- a CDS encoding T9SS type A sorting domain-containing protein: MRKSTNNLILLLILIFQTGFLPNLATGQTTNAWRTVGQPGFSNRPIGEDVSMAIGRDGTPYVAFIDNINLSNDATVMKFNGSNWVLVGTRGFMVGPSYGFKIVLSPSGTPYVSFRGRFGASVMKFNGSEWVNVGGERISAGAVNHISLAFDSNEVPYIAFQDNTLGYRASVMKFNGTSWEVVGKEAFSPGQAFETNIVIGPQNTPYIAFRDGRTDNWTTVMRFNGTEWVNVGPGPFGAFTYAPQLVITDAGIPFVAFRDGDRDGKASVMKFNGTGWEYFGQRAFTAGAARFLSLALDFTGKLVIGFADENLQRKTSVMRFSGTRWETVGTPAFSAGEAIYTYLALNPLTGEPYIAYSDETELGRITVMRYGLPSTVTSLREEDAANGIVLSPNPATHNLRIQAQETIESVSLINNLGVKVLSRKGGKKELHLNLEGLTPGVYSVLVSTKGKTFNRRVIVR; the protein is encoded by the coding sequence ATGAGAAAATCTACAAATAATTTAATTCTGCTATTAATTCTAATATTCCAAACTGGATTCTTGCCCAATCTTGCTACAGGGCAAACAACCAATGCTTGGCGAACAGTAGGACAGCCGGGTTTTTCTAATCGTCCGATAGGTGAAGATGTTTCCATGGCTATAGGGCGGGATGGTACGCCTTATGTGGCTTTCATAGACAACATTAACCTTTCGAACGATGCGACGGTAATGAAATTCAACGGTAGTAACTGGGTCTTGGTGGGTACAAGAGGGTTTATGGTCGGACCGTCATATGGCTTTAAAATAGTGCTAAGCCCCTCAGGCACCCCATATGTTAGTTTTAGGGGCCGTTTCGGCGCTTCAGTCATGAAGTTCAATGGCTCCGAATGGGTTAATGTAGGGGGTGAAAGAATTTCGGCCGGTGCCGTTAATCATATATCCTTGGCCTTTGATTCAAACGAAGTCCCCTATATAGCCTTTCAGGACAATACTTTGGGATATAGGGCCTCAGTCATGAAGTTCAACGGCACATCCTGGGAAGTAGTGGGGAAGGAAGCTTTCTCACCTGGACAGGCATTTGAAACTAACATAGTTATCGGGCCGCAAAATACGCCTTATATCGCTTTCAGGGATGGCAGGACTGACAACTGGACGACTGTAATGAGATTCAACGGCACTGAATGGGTAAACGTGGGGCCGGGTCCTTTCGGGGCTTTTACCTATGCCCCTCAGTTAGTAATTACGGATGCTGGTATACCCTTTGTTGCTTTCAGGGATGGTGATAGAGATGGAAAGGCGTCGGTCATGAAATTTAATGGAACAGGGTGGGAGTACTTTGGACAAAGGGCATTCACAGCAGGCGCGGCCCGATTCCTTTCTTTAGCCCTAGACTTTACCGGCAAACTAGTGATAGGCTTCGCCGATGAGAATTTACAAAGGAAAACTTCTGTAATGCGGTTTAGCGGCACCCGCTGGGAAACTGTAGGGACCCCTGCTTTCTCCGCGGGCGAGGCTATTTATACCTATTTAGCACTTAATCCTTTAACAGGGGAACCTTACATTGCTTATAGTGATGAAACCGAACTGGGTAGGATTACTGTGATGCGCTATGGTCTACCTTCCACGGTCACTAGCCTTAGAGAGGAGGATGCAGCCAACGGCATTGTTTTATCCCCCAACCCCGCCACTCATAATCTTCGGATCCAAGCTCAAGAAACTATAGAGTCTGTTTCCTTGATTAATAATTTGGGGGTAAAAGTACTAAGCCGTAAAGGGGGCAAAAAAGAATTACATCTCAACTTGGAGGGATTAACACCTGGGGTGTACAGTGTTTTGGTTAGTACCAAAGGCAAAACCTTTAACCGACGGGTAATTGTAAGGTAA
- the atpC gene encoding ATP synthase F1 subunit epsilon, producing the protein MYLEIITPDKRVYEGDITSAQFPGINGGFEVLNNHAPLISALGNGPVRVTPTSGTPLVFQIDGGVVEVVDNKIIVLAEAVTA; encoded by the coding sequence ATGTATCTAGAAATCATTACCCCAGATAAAAGAGTGTACGAAGGCGATATCACGTCGGCGCAGTTCCCTGGCATTAACGGTGGGTTTGAGGTTCTCAACAACCACGCCCCTTTGATTAGTGCCTTAGGAAACGGCCCGGTGCGGGTAACACCCACTTCTGGCACTCCACTGGTGTTTCAGATTGACGGTGGCGTGGTGGAAGTGGTAGACAATAAAATCATTGTCCTCGCTGAAGCCGTAACCGCCTAA
- the purL gene encoding phosphoribosylformylglycinamidine synthase subunit PurL yields the protein METQTTLTTVDTAQKLGLLPEEFDRIKEILGRTPNFTELSIFSVMWSEHCSYKNSIVWLKTLPKDSPRMLAKAGEENAGLVDIGGGLACSFKIESHNHPSALEPYQGAATGVGGINRDIFTMGARPIAQLNSLRFGNIKSEKTKGLLRGVVKGIGDYGNAFGIPTVGGELFFDECYNINPLVNAFSAGIVEVGKTASATSHGVGNPVFIIGSATGKDGIHGAAFASKDITEDSVNDLPSVQVGDPFQEKLLLEATLEVLATGKVVGMQDMGAAGITCSTSEMSAKGESGMEIWLDKVPTRQANMQPFEILLSESQERMLVVMEKGSEDLILQICDKWDMTCEQIGVVTDTKRLRYYVKGELVADVPADDLVLGGGAPVYHREYKEPAYYAESKKFTIDSIKEPANYKEIAEFLATHPNIASKRWVYKQYDSMIGTATLTTNRPADAALVKVKGSDKAIAITVDCNSRYVNADPEEGTAIAVAEAARNIVCAGGEPVAITNCLNFGNPYVPEVYWQFVGAIKGMGKACTAFGTPVTGGNVSFYNQSSDEGPVFPTPTIGMLGIVEDKTKTMTLAFQQEGDAIYLLGDPANCIASSEYLYSYHGVKLSPAPMFDMDKELLLQKTVASLIAEGLIQSAHDCADGGLYITLLESAMPNDLGFEVVTDKNFRKDAYLFGESQGRVVVSISAAQQEAFEKLVSANNLTLTKLGAVTGQNCVVDGENFHALATIKNSYDTALERIME from the coding sequence TTGGAAACCCAGACCACGCTTACCACCGTTGACACCGCCCAGAAACTGGGTCTCCTCCCCGAAGAATTCGACCGCATCAAAGAAATCCTGGGCCGCACGCCCAACTTCACCGAGCTGAGCATCTTCTCGGTGATGTGGTCTGAGCACTGCTCGTATAAAAACTCCATTGTGTGGCTGAAGACCTTGCCCAAAGACTCGCCGCGCATGCTGGCCAAAGCGGGTGAGGAAAACGCGGGTCTGGTAGATATTGGCGGCGGCTTGGCTTGTTCCTTTAAAATAGAATCACACAACCACCCATCAGCATTGGAGCCGTACCAAGGCGCGGCCACGGGCGTGGGCGGTATTAATAGAGATATCTTTACCATGGGTGCCCGGCCTATTGCGCAGCTCAATTCATTGCGCTTCGGGAATATCAAATCAGAAAAAACCAAAGGTCTTTTAAGAGGTGTGGTCAAAGGAATCGGTGATTACGGCAACGCCTTCGGAATCCCGACGGTGGGCGGCGAGCTATTCTTTGACGAGTGCTACAACATTAACCCGCTGGTGAATGCGTTCTCTGCAGGTATTGTGGAAGTGGGCAAAACGGCCAGCGCTACCTCGCACGGCGTGGGCAATCCGGTGTTCATCATCGGTTCCGCCACCGGCAAAGACGGAATCCATGGCGCAGCCTTCGCCAGTAAAGACATCACCGAAGATTCTGTGAACGACTTGCCGTCTGTACAGGTAGGTGACCCGTTCCAGGAAAAACTCTTATTAGAAGCTACTTTGGAAGTGCTGGCTACCGGAAAAGTGGTAGGCATGCAGGACATGGGCGCGGCTGGCATTACCTGCTCTACTTCTGAAATGAGCGCCAAAGGCGAAAGCGGCATGGAAATCTGGCTGGACAAAGTGCCCACGCGCCAAGCCAACATGCAACCCTTCGAGATTCTGCTTTCTGAAAGCCAGGAGCGTATGCTGGTAGTCATGGAGAAAGGCTCTGAAGACCTGATTCTCCAAATCTGCGACAAATGGGACATGACCTGCGAGCAGATTGGTGTAGTAACCGATACTAAACGCCTACGCTATTATGTGAAAGGCGAATTGGTGGCTGATGTTCCCGCTGATGACCTGGTGCTAGGCGGCGGCGCACCGGTGTACCACAGAGAATACAAAGAGCCCGCCTATTACGCAGAATCCAAGAAATTCACCATCGACTCTATTAAAGAGCCTGCCAATTATAAAGAGATAGCCGAGTTTCTGGCCACGCACCCCAACATTGCCTCCAAGCGCTGGGTGTACAAGCAGTATGACTCCATGATTGGCACGGCCACCTTGACCACCAATCGCCCGGCAGATGCGGCCCTAGTGAAGGTGAAAGGGTCTGATAAAGCCATTGCCATCACCGTGGATTGCAACAGCCGCTACGTAAATGCCGACCCCGAGGAAGGCACCGCCATTGCCGTGGCCGAAGCCGCCCGTAACATTGTCTGCGCCGGCGGCGAGCCTGTGGCCATCACCAACTGTTTGAACTTCGGGAACCCGTACGTGCCGGAAGTCTACTGGCAGTTTGTGGGCGCTATCAAAGGCATGGGCAAAGCCTGCACCGCCTTCGGGACGCCCGTGACCGGCGGTAACGTAAGTTTCTACAACCAGTCTTCAGACGAAGGCCCTGTGTTCCCTACGCCAACCATTGGTATGCTGGGCATTGTGGAAGACAAAACCAAGACCATGACCCTGGCGTTCCAGCAGGAAGGCGATGCCATCTATTTATTAGGTGACCCAGCCAACTGCATCGCATCTAGTGAGTACCTGTATTCCTACCACGGTGTGAAATTGTCGCCGGCCCCCATGTTTGACATGGACAAAGAGCTGTTGCTGCAGAAAACCGTGGCTAGCTTGATTGCTGAAGGCCTAATTCAATCTGCCCATGACTGCGCCGATGGTGGTCTCTACATCACGCTGCTGGAATCTGCCATGCCGAACGACCTCGGTTTTGAGGTGGTCACCGATAAAAATTTCCGGAAAGACGCGTACTTGTTTGGCGAAAGCCAGGGCCGTGTGGTAGTGAGCATTTCTGCCGCACAACAGGAAGCTTTTGAAAAATTGGTATCCGCTAATAACCTGACCCTCACGAAACTTGGCGCCGTGACCGGCCAGAACTGTGTGGTGGACGGCGAGAACTTCCATGCCCTGGCTACTATCAAAAACAGCTATGACACCGCGCTGGAGCGGATTATGGAATAA
- a CDS encoding transposase, translating to MRRKVLRLYKRNDGMDKFRDTYKIPSARLQQWDYGSPGLYFITICTQNREHFFGEVIVPSPDSSALSLDLPAAQFMKYTPIGELVHRYWQQIPQFSPYVEVDAFIIMPNHLHGILFLNKPNYQQWQPNTFGPQSQNLASVIRGFKAAVKKYATTYQIPFAWQSRFYDRVIRSEKELQHIRAYIYDNPLKWEAEKNNPENLWM from the coding sequence GTGAGACGCAAGGTATTGCGTCTCTACAAGAGAAATGATGGCATGGACAAATTCAGGGATACCTACAAAATACCCTCAGCGCGTCTCCAGCAATGGGACTATGGCTCTCCCGGTCTTTATTTCATTACTATCTGCACCCAAAACCGGGAACACTTCTTTGGCGAGGTAATCGTGCCTTCCCCAGATAGCAGCGCTTTATCCCTTGATCTACCTGCTGCTCAGTTTATGAAATACACGCCCATCGGCGAATTAGTGCACCGCTATTGGCAGCAGATTCCTCAATTTTCGCCTTATGTGGAAGTAGATGCGTTCATTATCATGCCCAACCACCTTCATGGTATTCTGTTTTTGAACAAACCTAATTACCAGCAATGGCAGCCTAACACTTTTGGTCCGCAATCACAGAATTTGGCGTCTGTGATTAGAGGATTTAAAGCCGCTGTGAAAAAATATGCCACTACCTATCAAATTCCTTTTGCCTGGCAAAGCAGATTTTATGACCGTGTCATTCGTTCAGAAAAGGAATTACAACACATAAGAGCCTATATTTACGACAACCCTCTAAAATGGGAAGCAGAGAAAAATAATCCAGAAAACCTGTGGATGTGA